A window of the Flavobacterium sangjuense genome harbors these coding sequences:
- a CDS encoding bifunctional UDP-3-O-[3-hydroxymyristoyl] N-acetylglucosamine deacetylase/3-hydroxyacyl-ACP dehydratase codes for MVKQKTIQNEISLTGVGLHTGKEVKMTFKPAPVNNGFTFVRVDLEGSPVIEADANYVVNTQRGTNLEKLGVKIQTSEHVLAAFVGCDVDNVIIELNESEPPIMDGSSKFFVEAIEKAGVVEQEAERHYYVVKEVISFTDEATGSEILLMPSDEYQVTTMVDFGTKVLGTQNATMKNISEFKSEIADARTFSFLHELETLLDNGLIKGGDLNNAIVYVDKEISPKTIENLKVAFGKDSISVKPNGILDNLTLHYPNEAARHKLLDVIGDLALVGTRIKGKVIANKPGHFVNTQFAKKLSKIIKIEQKNQVPVYNLNLEPLMDIHKIMSILPHRPPFLFIDRIIEMSDNHVVGLKNVTMNETFFVGHFPGAPVMPGVIIVEAMAQTGGILILSSVPDPENYLTYFMKIDNVKFKHKVLPGDTLIFKCDLISPIRRGICHMSASAYANGKLVAEAELMAQIARVN; via the coding sequence ATGGTTAAACAAAAGACCATCCAGAACGAAATTTCACTCACTGGTGTTGGACTTCATACTGGAAAAGAAGTAAAAATGACTTTCAAACCTGCGCCTGTAAACAATGGTTTTACCTTTGTCAGAGTAGATTTAGAAGGTTCTCCGGTTATTGAAGCTGATGCTAATTATGTAGTGAATACACAGCGTGGCACTAACCTTGAAAAATTAGGCGTTAAAATCCAAACTTCAGAACATGTTCTTGCAGCTTTTGTGGGTTGTGATGTTGATAACGTAATTATTGAATTGAATGAATCTGAGCCACCAATTATGGATGGTTCTTCTAAGTTTTTTGTTGAAGCAATCGAAAAAGCCGGAGTTGTTGAGCAAGAGGCAGAACGTCATTATTATGTTGTGAAAGAAGTAATTTCTTTTACAGATGAAGCTACAGGAAGTGAAATTCTACTTATGCCTTCTGATGAATATCAGGTAACAACCATGGTTGATTTTGGTACCAAAGTTTTGGGAACCCAAAATGCTACCATGAAAAACATTTCAGAATTTAAATCTGAGATTGCTGATGCCAGAACGTTTAGTTTCCTTCACGAATTAGAAACATTATTGGATAATGGTTTGATAAAAGGTGGCGATTTGAACAATGCCATCGTTTATGTGGACAAGGAAATTTCACCAAAAACCATTGAAAACCTGAAAGTGGCTTTTGGAAAAGATTCTATTTCGGTGAAACCAAATGGAATTTTGGACAACCTGACTTTGCATTATCCAAACGAAGCGGCACGTCACAAATTGCTTGATGTTATAGGTGATTTAGCTTTAGTAGGAACTCGTATCAAAGGAAAAGTAATTGCTAATAAACCGGGACATTTTGTAAACACTCAGTTCGCGAAAAAATTGTCTAAGATTATCAAAATAGAACAAAAAAATCAGGTTCCCGTTTATAATTTAAATCTGGAGCCTTTAATGGATATTCATAAAATCATGAGTATTCTTCCGCACAGACCGCCATTTTTGTTTATCGACAGAATCATTGAAATGTCAGATAATCATGTAGTTGGTTTGAAAAATGTAACGATGAATGAAACATTCTTCGTAGGACATTTTCCGGGAGCACCGGTAATGCCAGGTGTAATCATCGTGGAAGCAATGGCGCAAACGGGTGGAATATTGATTTTGAGCTCTGTTCCGGATCCTGAAAACTATTTGACATACTTCATGAAAATTGACAACGTGAAGTTCAAACATAAAGTATTGCCGGGCGATACTTTGATATTTAAATGTGATTTGATTTCGCCAATTCGTAGAGGAATTTGTCACATGTCGGCTAGTGCTTACGCTA
- the lpxD gene encoding UDP-3-O-(3-hydroxymyristoyl)glucosamine N-acyltransferase has product MKFTAAQIAGILEGEVVGNPEAEVFKLAKIEEGTEGSLTFLANPKYVNFIYTTAATITIVNNDFVPENELTTTLIKVEDAYQSFSKLLEYYNQVKLMKSGIEQPSVISENVTYGEHLYLGSFSYVGKNVTIGNNVKIYPNCFIGDNVTIGDNCIFFAGVKIYSETVIGSNCNFHSGCVVGSDGFGFAPTEDGTFSKIPQIGNVIIEDDVEVGANTTIDRATLGTTLIRKGVKLDNHIQVAHNVEIGENTVIAAQTGIAGSTKIGSNCMIGGQVGIAGHITIGNNVRVQAQSGVGKNVPDGEVLQGSPSFGYSDYSKSYVHFRNLPKIVADLEELKKNNNTN; this is encoded by the coding sequence ATGAAATTTACAGCAGCTCAAATAGCGGGAATTCTTGAAGGCGAAGTGGTAGGTAACCCTGAAGCCGAAGTCTTTAAATTAGCTAAGATAGAAGAAGGAACTGAAGGTTCGCTAACGTTTTTAGCCAACCCAAAGTATGTTAATTTTATATATACTACAGCAGCTACAATTACCATAGTCAATAATGATTTTGTTCCTGAAAATGAGTTGACTACAACTTTGATTAAAGTCGAAGATGCTTATCAGTCTTTTTCAAAGTTATTAGAATATTACAATCAGGTTAAGTTAATGAAATCGGGCATTGAACAGCCATCAGTGATTTCGGAAAATGTGACTTATGGTGAACACCTTTATTTAGGAAGCTTTAGTTATGTTGGTAAAAACGTAACTATTGGCAACAATGTAAAAATATATCCAAACTGTTTTATTGGCGATAACGTAACGATTGGCGATAATTGTATCTTTTTTGCCGGCGTAAAAATATATTCTGAAACAGTGATTGGAAGCAATTGCAACTTTCATTCAGGATGTGTTGTTGGTTCGGATGGTTTTGGTTTTGCACCAACAGAAGACGGAACGTTTAGTAAAATTCCTCAAATTGGTAACGTAATCATTGAAGATGATGTTGAAGTAGGAGCAAACACTACTATCGACAGAGCTACTTTAGGAACAACATTAATCCGAAAAGGAGTAAAACTAGACAATCATATTCAGGTTGCTCATAATGTTGAAATTGGTGAGAATACGGTAATCGCAGCACAAACAGGTATTGCGGGTTCGACAAAAATAGGAAGCAATTGTATGATTGGCGGACAAGTTGGTATTGCCGGGCATATTACAATCGGAAATAATGTTCGTGTTCAGGCACAATCGGGTGTTGGGAAAAATGTTCCGGATGGCGAAGTGTTGCAAGGCAGTCCGTCTTTCGGATATTCGGACTACAGCAAATCGTATGTTCACTTTAGGAATTTGCCTAAGATTGTTGCTGATTTAGAAGAATTGAAAAAAAATAATAATACTAATTAA
- a CDS encoding HD domain-containing protein: MSNTNKLKIFNDPIYGFITIPNTLIYDLIQHPYFQRLRRITQMGLSYLVYPGAHHTRFHHAIGAMHMMQKAVEVLRSKDVSISKEEENALYIAILLHDIGHGPFSHTLEHSIVEVHHEEISMLFMNKLNEEFNGQLSLAIQIFKGEYHRKFMLQLISSQLDMDRMDYLKRDSFYSGVAEGNINSDRLIQMLNVTDDFLVMEEKGIYSIEKFLMARRLMYWQAYLHKTSLVAEMTLTNALKRAKELLHKGVEIECSKPLKHFMEHKVTSENFSNDNLDSFSQLDDFDIISALKNWQHHDDFILCSLSKMIINRDLSKIKLNSEKFPKEVLVEMITRFAKEHNITEQEAKYFIFKGKIKNQAYSKDAEPIRILKKDKTIEDVVEASDQLNLKALSKPVTKYFICFPKLLDENYH; the protein is encoded by the coding sequence GTGAGCAACACTAATAAACTTAAAATATTCAACGACCCAATTTATGGTTTTATCACCATTCCGAATACGTTGATTTACGATTTAATTCAGCATCCTTATTTTCAGCGTTTGCGTCGTATAACGCAAATGGGTTTGTCATATTTGGTTTATCCGGGTGCACATCATACTCGTTTTCATCACGCAATTGGTGCTATGCACATGATGCAGAAAGCGGTTGAGGTTTTGCGTTCAAAAGATGTTTCGATTTCCAAAGAAGAAGAGAATGCCTTATACATTGCGATACTTCTACACGATATTGGGCATGGACCATTTTCACATACTTTGGAACACAGCATCGTAGAAGTGCATCATGAAGAGATTTCAATGTTGTTTATGAACAAACTTAACGAAGAGTTTAACGGACAATTGAGTTTGGCAATCCAGATTTTTAAAGGAGAATATCACAGAAAATTCATGTTACAGTTGATATCAAGTCAATTGGATATGGATAGAATGGATTATCTGAAACGCGATAGTTTTTATTCCGGAGTAGCTGAAGGAAATATAAATTCGGACCGATTAATTCAGATGTTGAACGTGACGGATGATTTTTTGGTTATGGAAGAAAAAGGGATTTATTCAATAGAAAAATTCCTGATGGCAAGACGATTAATGTACTGGCAAGCCTATTTGCACAAGACAAGTTTGGTTGCCGAGATGACTTTGACTAATGCACTAAAAAGAGCCAAAGAATTACTTCATAAAGGTGTTGAGATAGAATGCAGCAAGCCGTTAAAACATTTTATGGAGCATAAAGTTACATCTGAAAATTTTTCTAATGATAATTTAGATAGCTTTTCGCAACTTGATGATTTTGACATTATTAGCGCATTAAAAAACTGGCAGCATCACGATGATTTTATCCTGTGCAGTTTGAGCAAAATGATTATCAACAGAGACTTATCAAAAATAAAACTCAACAGCGAAAAGTTTCCAAAAGAAGTATTGGTGGAAATGATTACCCGTTTTGCAAAAGAGCACAATATCACAGAACAGGAAGCCAAATATTTTATCTTTAAAGGAAAGATTAAAAACCAAGCTTACAGCAAAGACGCAGAACCAATTAGGATTTTGAAGAAAGACAAAACCATTGAAGATGTGGTTGAAGCTTCTGACCAATTGAATTTAAAAGCGTTGTCAAAACCGGTAACCAAGTATTTTATATGTTTTCCAAAACTACTTGACGAAAACTACCATTAA
- the menD gene encoding 2-succinyl-5-enolpyruvyl-6-hydroxy-3-cyclohexene-1-carboxylic-acid synthase — translation MIYPKIPLAQSIIEICHAKGVHDIIISPGSRNAPLTIGFTNNPKFSCYSIADERCAAFFALGIAQQTKKPVAVVCTSGSALLNYYPALAEAFYSQIPFIVISADRPFDKIDIGDGQTIRQENVFINHSLYNANLTEEASEENDVFINEAINVAIARKGPVHINVPFEEPLYETTNKLSVDFNVTGLVIPHRLVDVDDIIAFSTLWNHSKKILVLVGECAPNSIEQKWLEQLASIPSVVVMTEATSNLHHPSFINNIDTLITPFSPSEFLELQPRILITFGGMIVSKRVKAFLRKYKPRHHWHIDEHRAYDTFGILTKHFSVNPNQFFKQFLPFVKDIESDYKATFQNIHSKRKVKHAEYLSQVPFCDLKAFESILSSLSNEIQLQISNSTAIRYAQLFDIDKSIEVFCNRGTSGIDGSTSTAIGAAVGSQKPTVLITGDVGFLYDSNALWNNYIPKNFKIILINNGGGGIFRILPGHQETETFNRYFETSHCLTAEHLAKMYLLDYVTASDEASLKKGLSKLYKQNDKPMILEVFTPTRENDKLLKDYFKALV, via the coding sequence ATGATTTACCCTAAAATACCTTTAGCACAAAGCATTATTGAAATATGCCACGCCAAAGGAGTTCACGATATAATTATTTCCCCAGGTTCCAGAAACGCACCGCTAACAATCGGGTTTACCAATAATCCAAAGTTTAGCTGCTATAGCATTGCAGATGAACGCTGTGCCGCTTTTTTTGCTTTAGGTATTGCCCAACAAACCAAAAAACCTGTTGCTGTAGTTTGTACTTCAGGTTCGGCATTACTGAATTATTATCCGGCTTTGGCCGAAGCGTTCTACAGTCAGATTCCATTTATTGTTATTTCGGCTGACAGACCTTTTGATAAAATTGATATTGGCGACGGACAAACCATTCGTCAGGAAAATGTTTTTATCAATCATTCGTTATACAATGCCAATCTAACCGAAGAAGCTTCAGAAGAAAATGATGTTTTTATCAATGAAGCTATTAATGTTGCCATTGCCCGAAAAGGTCCGGTGCATATAAACGTACCGTTTGAGGAACCATTATACGAAACAACCAACAAGCTTTCGGTCGATTTTAATGTAACCGGTTTGGTTATACCTCACAGATTAGTTGATGTTGATGATATCATTGCTTTTTCAACACTATGGAATCACAGCAAGAAGATTTTAGTTTTGGTTGGCGAATGTGCACCAAATTCCATAGAACAAAAATGGCTTGAGCAATTAGCGTCAATCCCATCGGTTGTTGTGATGACGGAAGCAACATCTAACTTACATCACCCAAGTTTTATAAACAATATCGATACACTAATAACGCCTTTTTCGCCATCTGAATTTTTGGAACTGCAACCCAGAATTCTTATCACCTTTGGCGGAATGATAGTTTCAAAAAGAGTAAAAGCATTTCTACGAAAATACAAACCAAGACATCATTGGCATATTGATGAGCATCGTGCCTATGACACCTTTGGCATTTTGACCAAGCATTTTAGCGTCAATCCAAATCAGTTTTTTAAACAGTTTTTGCCTTTTGTAAAAGACATCGAAAGCGATTACAAAGCCACTTTTCAAAACATTCATTCAAAACGAAAAGTAAAACATGCCGAGTATCTTTCTCAGGTTCCGTTTTGTGATTTAAAAGCATTTGAAAGTATATTGTCAAGTTTGTCAAATGAAATTCAATTGCAAATCAGCAACAGTACGGCTATTCGTTATGCACAATTATTCGATATTGATAAATCGATAGAAGTGTTTTGCAATAGAGGTACTAGTGGAATTGACGGAAGTACTTCAACTGCTATTGGCGCTGCTGTTGGTAGTCAAAAACCAACAGTTTTAATTACCGGAGATGTTGGCTTTTTGTATGACAGCAACGCGCTTTGGAACAATTATATTCCAAAGAATTTTAAAATCATTTTGATTAATAATGGTGGTGGTGGTATTTTTAGAATATTACCCGGACATCAGGAAACAGAAACCTTCAACAGGTATTTTGAAACTTCACATTGCCTAACGGCTGAGCATTTGGCCAAAATGTATCTGTTGGATTATGTAACGGCAAGTGATGAAGCTTCACTTAAAAAAGGATTGTCAAAATTGTACAAGCAAAACGACAAACCAATGATATTAGAAGTTTTCACTCCAACTCGTGAGAATGATAAACTATTGAAGGACTATTTCAAAGCTTTGGTATAA
- a CDS encoding GNAT family N-acetyltransferase produces MEIKIRPYQTQDAEIIVAILNHYIATSTALYDYNPRTIEQQQAIFEEKLIKEFPVIVATMDECVVGFGYYSEFRFREAYKFTVEHSVYVTPNEHGKGIGKVILQSLIDLAKKQKLHTMIGVIDAENESSIAFHEQYGFKTVGIIKDSGFKFDRWLHSVIMQLMLE; encoded by the coding sequence ATGGAAATCAAAATCAGACCTTATCAAACTCAGGATGCGGAAATCATCGTTGCCATTCTCAATCATTATATTGCGACTTCGACTGCTTTATATGATTATAATCCGAGAACTATAGAACAGCAACAAGCCATTTTTGAAGAAAAGCTAATCAAAGAATTTCCGGTAATTGTTGCAACAATGGATGAATGTGTAGTTGGTTTTGGCTATTATAGTGAGTTTCGTTTTCGGGAAGCTTATAAATTCACTGTAGAACATTCTGTTTATGTAACGCCAAACGAACATGGTAAAGGCATAGGAAAAGTGATATTGCAAAGCTTAATTGATTTAGCAAAAAAGCAAAAATTGCATACGATGATTGGTGTAATTGACGCTGAAAATGAAAGCAGCATCGCTTTTCATGAGCAATATGGTTTTAAAACTGTTGGAATAATTAAGGACAGTGGATTTAAGTTTGACCGATGGCTGCACTCTGTGATTATGCAATTGATGTTGGAGTAA
- a CDS encoding amidase has protein sequence MKRRNFITNTALAAIGITATIATSCNTKSDTEKSDSNDTSTEDDFELNEITISELQEKMKSGKYSSEHITKLYLDRIEAIDKNGPKLNAIIELNPEALEIAKAMDKERKDGKIRGNLHGIPILIKDNIDTADKMMTTAGSLALVGNIASNDAFIVKKLRDAGAVLLGKTNLSEWANFRSSSSCSGWSSRGGQTKNPYILDHSPCGSSSGSGAAVAANLCVVAIGTETDGSVVCPASSNGTVGIKPTVGLLSRSGIIPISHTQDTAGPLARTVKDATMLLETMIGIDAADSVTKESNGKTTGKYTQYLKADGLKGKRIGIEKKKYSNPLLNELLEKATNIMKQQGATIVEIEYLDKINANGNSEFEIMKFEFKNGLNNYLSTSNSNMKSLKDVIAFNKKNEAKVMPTFKQETLEMCQEKAGLESREYLNALAKSHTDVKKMIDAVIKENKLDGITGLTMGPACSIDTIYGDRWGDVFLTSPAAMSGYPHISVPCGKVYELPVGLSFFSGAYREGDIISLAYGYEQASKNRIKPEFKKAFLD, from the coding sequence ATGAAAAGACGGAACTTTATAACCAATACAGCACTTGCCGCTATTGGAATCACAGCCACAATTGCAACATCCTGCAACACTAAATCGGATACTGAAAAATCAGACAGCAATGATACTTCAACTGAAGATGATTTTGAATTAAATGAAATCACTATCTCAGAACTTCAGGAGAAAATGAAATCGGGAAAATATTCTTCAGAGCATATCACAAAACTTTATTTAGACAGAATTGAAGCCATAGATAAAAATGGACCCAAGCTAAATGCCATCATTGAACTAAATCCTGAAGCTTTAGAAATTGCCAAAGCAATGGATAAAGAACGAAAAGATGGTAAAATCAGAGGGAATCTTCACGGTATTCCAATACTAATCAAAGACAATATTGACACTGCAGATAAAATGATGACCACTGCTGGTTCGTTGGCATTAGTTGGAAACATTGCTTCTAACGATGCTTTTATTGTAAAAAAATTACGTGATGCCGGTGCTGTATTACTCGGAAAAACAAACTTAAGCGAATGGGCAAACTTTCGTTCCAGTTCCTCTTGCTCGGGTTGGAGCAGTCGTGGCGGACAAACCAAAAATCCTTATATCCTCGATCATTCACCATGTGGTTCCAGTTCAGGTTCAGGTGCTGCCGTTGCTGCCAATCTGTGTGTTGTTGCCATTGGAACAGAAACAGACGGTTCGGTTGTTTGTCCCGCATCGTCAAACGGAACGGTGGGAATAAAGCCAACAGTTGGTTTATTGAGTCGTTCAGGTATTATACCCATTTCTCATACACAGGATACAGCCGGACCATTGGCAAGAACTGTGAAAGACGCAACTATGCTTTTAGAAACAATGATTGGTATTGATGCTGCTGATAGTGTAACTAAAGAAAGTAATGGAAAAACAACGGGGAAATACACTCAATATTTAAAAGCTGATGGTTTGAAAGGAAAAAGAATTGGCATAGAGAAAAAGAAATATTCAAATCCTCTTCTAAACGAATTGTTAGAAAAAGCAACTAACATCATGAAACAGCAAGGTGCCACTATAGTTGAAATCGAATATCTTGATAAGATTAATGCAAATGGCAATTCGGAATTTGAGATTATGAAATTTGAATTCAAAAATGGCCTAAACAACTATTTGTCAACTTCTAATTCCAATATGAAATCATTAAAAGACGTTATTGCTTTTAATAAAAAAAACGAAGCTAAAGTAATGCCTACTTTCAAGCAGGAAACACTTGAAATGTGTCAGGAAAAAGCAGGGTTAGAAAGTAGAGAATATTTAAATGCTTTAGCAAAAAGTCATACCGATGTAAAAAAGATGATTGATGCAGTTATTAAAGAAAACAAACTTGACGGTATAACGGGATTAACAATGGGACCGGCTTGTAGCATTGACACTATATACGGCGATCGTTGGGGCGATGTATTCTTAACCTCTCCGGCAGCAATGAGTGGCTATCCACATATTAGTGTGCCTTGCGGAAAGGTCTATGAATTACCCGTTGGGCTTTCATTTTTTAGTGGCGCTTATCGGGAAGGAGACATAATAAGCCTTGCCTATGGATATGAACAAGCTTCTAAAAACCGAATAAAACCTGAGTTTAAAAAGGCCTTTTTGGACTAA
- a CDS encoding glutathione peroxidase, translating into MKKSLLLSCSLLLLLSCQNQAQNNKTNNNTMETHAAISAETIYQFKVKDLYGKEFDFASLKGKKILIVNTASECGLTPQYKDLEAIYKKYKDLNFVIVGFPANNFGAQEPGSNEQIAKFCEMNYGVTFPMMSKVSVKGNDMDDVYKFLTQKSKNGLQDSEVEWNFQKYLINEQGELVKVLSPRVLPTDTAIVGWINGK; encoded by the coding sequence ATGAAAAAGTCTCTACTATTAAGTTGCAGCCTACTGCTGCTATTGAGTTGTCAAAATCAGGCACAAAATAACAAAACAAATAATAATACAATGGAAACACATGCAGCTATTTCGGCAGAGACAATCTACCAATTTAAAGTAAAAGATTTATACGGGAAAGAGTTTGACTTTGCATCGTTAAAAGGAAAGAAAATTTTAATAGTGAATACAGCTTCAGAATGTGGACTGACACCACAATACAAAGATTTGGAAGCGATTTATAAAAAGTATAAAGATCTTAATTTTGTGATAGTTGGTTTTCCAGCCAATAATTTTGGAGCACAAGAACCCGGAAGCAATGAGCAAATTGCAAAATTCTGTGAAATGAACTACGGCGTTACATTTCCAATGATGAGTAAAGTTTCTGTAAAAGGAAATGATATGGATGATGTTTATAAGTTCCTGACACAAAAAAGTAAAAACGGTTTGCAGGACAGCGAAGTAGAATGGAACTTCCAAAAATATTTAATCAACGAACAAGGAGAATTAGTAAAAGTATTATCTCCAAGAGTATTGCCAACAGACACTGCAATAGTAGGTTGGATTAATGGAAAATAG
- a CDS encoding RNA polymerase sigma factor, with amino-acid sequence MTQEELLPLLLRKEERAFTQLYDMYSKSLFSIITNLIKDREEAEDVLQEVFVKIWKNIDTYNQSKGRLYTWMLNITRNTAIDKLRSKGYNNSQKNLSSDNFVHLLDDSNKLTNKIDSIGLRDFVNKLKPKCIQLIDLLFFKGFTQQEASEELAIPLGTVKTQNRMCMNDLRNFLKI; translated from the coding sequence ATGACACAGGAAGAATTATTACCTTTACTACTAAGAAAGGAAGAAAGGGCATTTACGCAGTTGTATGACATGTATTCCAAAAGTCTTTTCAGTATCATCACTAATTTGATTAAAGACCGTGAAGAAGCCGAAGATGTGCTTCAGGAAGTATTTGTCAAGATTTGGAAAAACATCGATACCTATAATCAGAGTAAAGGACGTTTGTACACCTGGATGCTTAATATCACCCGAAATACAGCAATTGACAAACTGCGTTCTAAAGGCTATAACAACAGTCAAAAAAACCTGTCTTCTGATAATTTCGTACATCTGCTTGATGACAGTAATAAGTTGACGAATAAAATTGATAGTATTGGACTAAGAGATTTTGTAAATAAACTCAAGCCAAAATGTATTCAGTTAATTGATTTATTGTTCTTTAAAGGATTTACACAACAGGAGGCTTCGGAGGAATTAGCTATCCCACTTGGAACTGTAAAAACCCAAAATCGAATGTGCATGAACGACCTACGAAATTTTTTAAAAATATAA
- a CDS encoding anti-sigma factor: METKEYINSGILELYVYGLLNESENDEVNAMAFKHAEVKEEILSIEKAIINLSSSFSPFISHSQFEKIKAQLELKHGKVVTMKSGSNRATYLGWAASIALLIGIGFQYSKLNDSKEEIENTKKEKENLQKTVVVLETKNKETETVLNVIRDEANTVITLGGQAAAPTAKAKIYWNKQTQVVYVDASGLPEPPKGKEYQIWSLKLQPQLTPTSIGMLTNFSANSSKVFAVEKTGDAEAFGITLEPAGGSPSPTMEQLYTLGKV; this comes from the coding sequence ATGGAAACTAAAGAATATATAAACTCAGGAATTTTGGAGCTTTATGTTTATGGTTTGTTAAATGAATCAGAAAACGATGAAGTCAACGCTATGGCTTTCAAACATGCCGAAGTTAAAGAAGAAATTTTATCTATCGAAAAGGCAATTATTAACCTTTCGAGCAGTTTTTCTCCTTTTATTTCTCATAGTCAGTTTGAAAAAATAAAAGCACAACTTGAGCTGAAACACGGCAAAGTTGTAACGATGAAATCAGGAAGCAACCGTGCAACCTATTTGGGTTGGGCAGCTTCTATCGCATTGTTGATTGGTATTGGTTTTCAATATTCTAAACTGAATGACAGTAAAGAAGAAATTGAAAACACTAAAAAAGAGAAAGAAAATCTGCAGAAAACGGTTGTGGTCTTAGAAACGAAAAACAAAGAAACAGAAACTGTTTTAAACGTTATTCGGGATGAAGCCAATACAGTTATTACACTTGGCGGACAAGCGGCTGCACCAACAGCTAAAGCAAAAATCTACTGGAACAAACAAACTCAGGTTGTTTATGTAGATGCCAGCGGATTACCGGAACCACCAAAAGGCAAAGAATACCAAATCTGGTCACTTAAATTGCAACCACAGTTAACGCCAACAAGTATTGGTATGTTGACCAATTTCAGCGCCAACAGCAGCAAAGTATTTGCTGTAGAAAAAACCGGAGATGCTGAAGCATTTGGGATAACATTAGAACCAGCAGGCGGTAGCCCTTCACCTACAATGGAACAATTATACACTTTGGGGAAAGTCTAA